From Amycolatopsis sp. cg9, one genomic window encodes:
- a CDS encoding PHP domain-containing protein: protein MDPAWALREIAFQLERAGEPTYRVRAFRNAAATVDKTDASQLASMAENGTLTSLPGIGKATAGVIEDALAGRDPAYRSKLVEKELPDGEPLRSALRGDCHTHSDWSDGGSSIGEMAVAGRDLGHEWMVLTDHSPRLTVANGLSPDRLRTQMQIVAKANELMAPFRLLHGIEVDILDDGSLDQEDELLGQLDFVVASVHSKLKMPARDMTRRMVAAVRNPRTRVLGHCTGRLVVGRGRPESEFDAEAVFTACRENGVAVEINSRPERLDPPMRLLRLAAELGCDFTIDSDAHAPGQLDWLGYGCERAIKAGIGPERILNTRTADELVSR, encoded by the coding sequence ATGGATCCGGCATGGGCCTTGCGGGAGATCGCGTTCCAGCTCGAACGCGCGGGGGAGCCGACCTACCGCGTCCGGGCGTTCCGGAACGCGGCCGCGACCGTCGACAAGACCGACGCTTCGCAGCTGGCTTCGATGGCGGAGAACGGCACGCTCACGTCGTTGCCCGGCATCGGGAAGGCGACCGCCGGGGTCATCGAGGACGCGCTGGCCGGGCGCGATCCGGCGTACCGGTCGAAGCTCGTCGAGAAGGAGCTGCCGGACGGCGAGCCGCTGCGGTCGGCGCTGCGCGGGGACTGCCACACCCATTCGGACTGGTCGGACGGCGGCAGCTCGATCGGCGAGATGGCCGTCGCCGGGCGGGACCTCGGGCACGAGTGGATGGTGCTGACCGACCACTCGCCGCGGCTGACCGTCGCGAACGGCCTCTCGCCGGACCGGCTGCGGACGCAGATGCAGATCGTGGCGAAGGCCAACGAGCTGATGGCGCCGTTCCGGCTGCTGCACGGCATCGAGGTCGACATCCTCGACGACGGATCCCTGGACCAGGAGGACGAACTGCTGGGGCAGCTGGACTTCGTCGTCGCGAGCGTGCACTCGAAGCTGAAGATGCCCGCCAGGGACATGACCCGGCGGATGGTCGCGGCGGTCCGGAACCCGCGCACGCGGGTGCTCGGGCACTGCACCGGGCGGCTGGTCGTCGGCCGCGGCCGCCCCGAGTCGGAGTTCGACGCCGAAGCCGTGTTCACCGCCTGCCGCGAAAACGGCGTCGCGGTCGAGATCAACTCCCGGCCGGAGCGGCTCGACCCGCCGATGCGCCTGCTGCGGCTGGCCGCGGAGCTCGGCTGCGACTTCACCATCGACAGCGACGCGCACGCGCCGGGCCAGCTCGACTGGCTGGGCTACGGCTGCGAACGCGCGATCAAGGCGGGGATCGGCCCCGAGCGGATCCTCAACACCCGCACGGCCGACGAGCTGGTCAGCCGCTGA
- a CDS encoding L,D-transpeptidase: MRRRSLGATLAAAALLTSGAASPEQPEPEQRITVRADSPGATTAVLTAWQRTGDEWTKAYGPVPAHVGKNGVGQASESTSRTPAGVWPLTEAFGTEPAETRLPYRKVTTSDWWVSDVASPHYNTHFSCAPGTCPFDEAAGENLGEAGPGYANAVVIDYNRSPVVPGAGSAFFLHVTTGKPTAGCVAIPAPDLDALLRWLDPARYPVIEISG, encoded by the coding sequence ATGCGCAGGAGATCCCTCGGTGCCACGCTGGCCGCGGCCGCGCTGCTGACCAGCGGGGCCGCCTCGCCGGAGCAGCCGGAGCCGGAACAGCGCATCACCGTCCGAGCCGACTCGCCGGGCGCGACCACCGCCGTCCTCACCGCGTGGCAGCGCACCGGGGACGAATGGACGAAGGCCTACGGCCCGGTCCCCGCGCACGTCGGGAAGAACGGCGTCGGGCAGGCGAGCGAGTCGACGTCCCGCACCCCGGCCGGCGTGTGGCCGCTGACCGAAGCGTTCGGGACCGAACCGGCCGAAACCCGGCTGCCCTACCGGAAGGTCACCACCTCGGACTGGTGGGTGTCCGACGTCGCTTCCCCGCACTACAACACGCACTTCTCCTGCGCGCCCGGCACGTGCCCGTTCGACGAGGCCGCCGGGGAGAACCTCGGCGAGGCGGGCCCCGGCTACGCCAACGCTGTCGTCATCGACTACAACCGATCCCCGGTCGTGCCGGGCGCGGGCTCGGCGTTCTTCCTGCACGTCACCACCGGGAAGCCGACCGCCGGCTGCGTCGCGATCCCGGCGCCCGATCTCGACGCACTGCTGCGCTGGCTCGACCCGGCCCGGTACCCGGTCATCGAGATCAGCGGCTGA
- a CDS encoding chitosanase: MSKKLRPVLFGALGAASVAALVITTPAIAANEATSVSSATALAVGDLSAPAKKEIAMKLVSSAENSSLDWKAQYKYIEDIGDGRGYTAGIIGFCSGTGDMLELVEAYTNSVPDNPLAKFLPALRKVNGTDSHSGLGSAFESAWKQAAATTAFQTAQNNERDRVYFNPAVSQGKSDGLSNLGQFAYYDAIVMHGPGDSSDSFGGIRKAAMKKAKTPAQGGSETTYLKAFFDARKVIMKQEEAHADTSRVDTEQLVFLNAGNFDLHTPLKWKVYGDSYTIN, encoded by the coding sequence ATGAGCAAGAAGTTGCGGCCGGTTCTCTTCGGCGCGCTCGGCGCGGCCTCCGTGGCCGCCCTCGTGATCACCACTCCCGCGATCGCCGCGAACGAAGCCACCAGCGTTTCCAGTGCGACCGCCCTCGCCGTCGGCGACCTGTCGGCGCCGGCGAAGAAGGAGATCGCGATGAAGCTGGTCTCCAGCGCGGAAAACTCGTCGCTGGACTGGAAAGCGCAGTACAAGTACATCGAGGACATCGGCGACGGCCGCGGGTACACCGCCGGCATCATCGGGTTCTGCTCCGGCACCGGCGACATGCTCGAACTCGTCGAGGCCTACACGAATTCCGTGCCGGACAACCCGCTCGCGAAGTTCCTTCCCGCGCTGCGCAAGGTGAACGGCACCGACTCGCACAGCGGGCTCGGCTCGGCGTTCGAGAGCGCCTGGAAGCAGGCCGCGGCCACCACCGCGTTCCAGACCGCGCAGAACAACGAGCGCGACCGCGTCTACTTCAACCCCGCGGTGAGCCAGGGCAAGTCGGACGGCCTGAGCAACCTCGGCCAGTTCGCCTACTACGACGCGATCGTCATGCACGGCCCCGGTGACAGCTCCGACAGCTTCGGCGGCATCCGCAAGGCCGCGATGAAGAAGGCGAAGACGCCGGCGCAAGGCGGCAGCGAAACCACCTACCTCAAGGCGTTCTTCGACGCGCGCAAGGTCATCATGAAGCAGGAGGAGGCGCACGCCGACACCTCCCGCGTCGACACCGAGCAGCTGGTGTTCCTCAACGCGGGCAACTTCGACCTGCACACGCCGCTGAAGTGGAAGGTCTACGGCGACTCCTACACCATCAACTGA
- a CDS encoding flavin-containing monooxygenase, whose amino-acid sequence MEQRHFEVLVVGAGASGLGAAIRLGQAGVTDLAVLEKADALGGTWRDNTYPGCACDVPSALYSYSFAPNPEWTRAFAGQPEIRAYLRETAARFGVAEKIRYGVEVTRAGWNPRESLWELETSAGAYTARILVAGTGPWHEPKIPDLPGLDGFPGEVFHSARWNHGYDLAGKRVAVIGTGASAVQFVPEIVPRVAALHLFQRTAQWVLPKPDHAVPGVERFLLRRFPALQRALRRAEYGAMETLGFGFRHPWLLRQVQKIGLAHLRLTVRDPVLRQALTPDYTLGCKRLLMSNTYYRSLTESHVDVHATAVSAVRDGRVLGADGSSAEVDVIIFGTGFHILDMPVSARVFDGDGRSLDDHWKGSPRAYLGTTVAGFPNLYLLLGPSLGTGHSSAFMIMEAQLRHTVAAVTRTLRSGWASVSVRPDVQEAFNADVQAALPGTVYQSGGCSSYYTDVNGRNSFSWPFSTGRLRSQVGSFDEADYEIRRVHAVR is encoded by the coding sequence ATGGAGCAACGCCACTTCGAAGTCCTCGTCGTCGGAGCCGGGGCGTCGGGGCTGGGGGCCGCCATCCGCCTCGGCCAGGCCGGGGTCACCGACCTCGCCGTGCTGGAGAAGGCGGACGCGCTCGGCGGCACCTGGCGCGACAACACCTACCCCGGCTGCGCCTGCGACGTCCCGTCCGCGCTGTACTCGTACTCGTTCGCGCCGAACCCGGAGTGGACGCGCGCGTTCGCCGGGCAGCCGGAGATCCGGGCGTACCTGCGCGAGACGGCCGCGCGGTTCGGTGTCGCGGAGAAGATCCGGTACGGCGTCGAAGTCACGCGTGCGGGGTGGAACCCGCGGGAATCGCTGTGGGAGCTGGAAACGTCGGCGGGCGCGTACACCGCGCGGATCCTGGTCGCCGGCACCGGTCCGTGGCATGAACCGAAGATCCCCGACCTGCCGGGCCTCGACGGGTTCCCCGGCGAGGTCTTCCACTCCGCGCGCTGGAACCACGGCTACGACCTGGCGGGCAAGCGGGTCGCGGTGATCGGCACGGGTGCGTCCGCGGTGCAGTTCGTGCCCGAGATCGTGCCGCGGGTGGCGGCGCTGCACCTGTTCCAGCGCACCGCGCAGTGGGTGCTGCCGAAGCCGGACCACGCCGTCCCCGGCGTCGAACGGTTCCTGCTGCGGCGGTTCCCGGCGTTGCAGCGCGCTTTGCGCCGTGCGGAATACGGGGCGATGGAGACGCTCGGGTTCGGCTTCCGGCACCCGTGGCTGCTGCGGCAGGTGCAGAAGATCGGGCTCGCGCACCTGCGGCTGACCGTGCGGGACCCGGTGCTGCGCCAGGCGTTGACGCCGGACTACACGCTGGGGTGCAAACGGCTCCTGATGTCCAACACGTACTACCGGTCGCTCACCGAGTCCCATGTGGACGTGCACGCGACGGCGGTTTCGGCGGTGCGGGACGGACGCGTGCTCGGCGCGGACGGCTCGTCGGCGGAGGTCGACGTGATCATCTTCGGCACCGGCTTCCACATCCTCGACATGCCGGTGTCGGCGCGCGTGTTCGACGGCGACGGCCGCAGCCTCGACGACCACTGGAAGGGCAGCCCGCGGGCGTACCTCGGGACGACGGTCGCCGGCTTCCCCAACCTCTACCTGCTGCTGGGCCCGAGCCTCGGCACCGGGCACTCGTCGGCGTTCATGATCATGGAAGCCCAGCTGCGCCACACGGTGGCGGCGGTGACCCGGACGCTGCGCTCGGGGTGGGCGTCGGTGTCGGTGCGCCCGGACGTCCAGGAGGCGTTCAACGCGGACGTCCAGGCGGCGCTGCCGGGGACGGTCTACCAGTCCGGCGGGTGTTCGAGCTACTACACGGACGTCAACGGGCGCAACAGTTTCAGCTGGCCGTTTTCGACGGGGCGGCTGCGTTCGCAGGTGGGTTCGTTCGACGAGGCGGACTACGAAATCCGGAGGGTCCATGCGGTTCGGTGA
- a CDS encoding SDR family oxidoreductase — protein sequence MRFGDGYPAIDPRGAVVAITGGARGIGRATAAEFAARGATVCVGDLDIVPGTHSFPLDVTVRESFDAFTAGVTSRFGPIDVLVNNAGVMPLGDFLEEPDAVGRTTLDVNVLGLVHGLRAVLPGMIARGRGHVVNVASMAGKIPLPGMAVYNASKFAALGLTAAVRREYAATGVSVSAVLPSAVRTELSSGVRLGGALPTVDPEDVAKAIAGTLRTRRAETAVPRWLAGWDLLAALTPEPVMRWARALIGDDRALTELDAEGRAAYATRIAAQVRSRTEPIR from the coding sequence ATGCGGTTCGGTGACGGCTACCCGGCGATCGACCCGCGGGGCGCGGTCGTCGCGATCACCGGCGGCGCACGGGGCATCGGCCGCGCGACGGCCGCGGAGTTCGCCGCTCGCGGCGCCACGGTGTGCGTCGGGGACCTGGACATCGTGCCCGGCACGCACAGCTTCCCCCTGGACGTGACCGTGCGCGAATCCTTCGATGCGTTCACCGCCGGGGTGACGTCGCGGTTCGGGCCGATCGACGTGCTGGTCAACAACGCCGGGGTGATGCCGCTGGGGGACTTCCTCGAGGAACCGGACGCCGTCGGCCGGACCACGTTGGACGTCAACGTCCTGGGCTTGGTCCACGGCCTGCGCGCGGTGCTGCCGGGGATGATCGCGCGCGGGCGGGGGCACGTGGTGAACGTGGCGTCGATGGCGGGGAAGATCCCGCTCCCGGGCATGGCGGTGTACAACGCGAGCAAGTTCGCGGCGCTCGGCCTGACGGCGGCGGTCCGCCGCGAGTACGCGGCGACGGGGGTGAGCGTCAGCGCGGTGCTGCCGAGCGCGGTCCGGACCGAGCTGTCCTCGGGCGTGCGGCTCGGCGGCGCACTGCCCACAGTGGACCCGGAGGACGTGGCGAAGGCGATCGCGGGCACGTTGCGGACCCGGCGAGCGGAGACGGCGGTACCGAGGTGGCTCGCGGGCTGGGACCTGCTGGCGGCGCTTACGCCGGAGCCGGTGATGAGGTGGGCCCGCGCCTTGATCGGCGACGACCGGGCGTTGACCGAACTGGACGCGGAGGGCAGGGCGGCTTACGCGACCCGGATCGCGGCCCAGGTGCGGTCACGGACGGAGCCGATTCGGTAG
- a CDS encoding TetR/AcrR family transcriptional regulator has translation MARLTRAESQARTRQQLIDTAKQLFLRDGYSVTSLEKVADEAGYSKGAVYSNFRSKDELCLAVLDRIHDEQVALVAEALSGADGMEGLLTAFQAWAERSIGDEAWTALEVEFATNARRDPHVRAELAARDKAIRETIAGLLTGYAERFAITLPMSADDAATALLSLGIGLGVQRAIDPTIPVSVLPDVIRLFAGAR, from the coding sequence ATGGCCCGACTCACCCGCGCGGAAAGCCAGGCGCGCACCCGGCAGCAGCTGATCGACACCGCCAAGCAGCTCTTCCTGCGTGACGGCTACTCGGTGACGTCGCTGGAGAAGGTCGCGGACGAGGCCGGCTACTCGAAGGGCGCGGTGTACTCGAACTTCCGCAGCAAGGACGAGCTCTGCCTCGCGGTGCTCGACCGGATCCACGACGAGCAGGTGGCGCTGGTCGCCGAAGCGCTGTCCGGCGCGGACGGGATGGAAGGCCTGCTCACGGCGTTCCAGGCGTGGGCCGAGCGCAGCATCGGCGACGAGGCGTGGACCGCGCTGGAGGTCGAGTTCGCCACCAACGCCCGCCGCGACCCGCACGTGCGCGCCGAACTGGCCGCGCGGGACAAGGCCATCCGCGAAACCATCGCCGGCCTGCTCACGGGGTACGCCGAGCGCTTCGCGATCACGCTCCCGATGTCGGCCGACGACGCCGCGACCGCCCTGCTCAGCCTCGGCATCGGCCTGGGCGTGCAACGGGCGATCGACCCGACGATCCCGGTGAGCGTGCTCCCGGACGTGATCCGCCTCTTCGCCGGCGCCCGCTGA
- the araD gene encoding L-arabinonate dehydratase has product MKTPEELRSHRWFGGGELRDFSHRARARQLGYSPEEHLGKPVIGILNTWSDINPCHMHLRERAEQVKRGVWQAGGFPLEFPVATLSETYQKPTPMLYRNLLAMETEEILRSYPIDGAVLMGGCDKTTPALLMGAASAGLPAIFVPAGPMLRGHWRTEVLGSGTDMWKYWDDKRAGLIGDAEMSELERGLARSPGHCMTMGTASTMTSAAEVLGVTLPGAASIPAVDSAHHRMAAASGARIVGMVWEDLTITQVLDKRAYADAITTVLALGGSTNAVIHLIAMAGRSGIPVSLADFDAIARRVPVLANVRPGGAWLMEDFYYAGGLPGLLSRLTGLLHPERPTVTGRTLGENLAAAQVHDDDVIRPRDNPVAAEGGVAVLHGNLAPSGAVIKHIAAEPHLLTHTGPAVVFEDYADLKKRIEDPSITADSVLVLRGSGPLGGPGMPEYGMLPIPKHLLAAGVRDMVRISDARMSGTSYGACVLHVAPESHVGGPLALVRDGDPITLDVPSRVLRLEVSDAELDRRRAEWAPPAPRFERGYGALYSEHITQADEGCDFDFLARAGHNPEPDAR; this is encoded by the coding sequence ATGAAGACGCCCGAGGAACTCCGCAGCCACCGCTGGTTCGGCGGCGGCGAACTACGCGATTTCAGCCACCGCGCCCGCGCCCGCCAGCTCGGGTACAGCCCGGAAGAGCACCTCGGCAAGCCGGTCATCGGCATCCTCAACACCTGGTCCGACATCAACCCGTGCCACATGCACCTGCGCGAACGCGCCGAGCAGGTCAAGCGCGGCGTCTGGCAGGCCGGCGGCTTCCCGCTCGAGTTCCCGGTCGCGACGTTGTCGGAGACGTACCAGAAGCCGACGCCGATGCTGTACCGCAACCTCCTCGCCATGGAGACCGAGGAGATCCTGCGGTCCTACCCGATCGACGGCGCCGTGCTGATGGGCGGCTGCGACAAGACGACGCCGGCGCTGCTGATGGGCGCGGCGAGCGCCGGGCTGCCCGCGATCTTCGTGCCCGCCGGGCCGATGCTGCGCGGGCACTGGCGCACCGAGGTCCTCGGCAGCGGCACGGACATGTGGAAGTACTGGGACGACAAGCGCGCCGGACTGATCGGCGACGCCGAAATGTCCGAATTGGAGCGAGGGCTCGCGCGGTCCCCGGGGCACTGCATGACGATGGGGACGGCGTCGACGATGACGTCGGCCGCGGAGGTGCTCGGCGTGACGCTGCCGGGCGCCGCGTCGATCCCCGCCGTCGACTCGGCGCACCACCGGATGGCCGCGGCGAGCGGCGCGCGGATCGTCGGCATGGTCTGGGAGGACCTGACCATCACGCAGGTGCTGGACAAGCGCGCGTACGCCGACGCGATCACCACCGTGCTGGCGCTGGGCGGCTCGACCAACGCCGTGATCCACCTGATCGCGATGGCCGGGCGCAGCGGGATCCCGGTGTCGCTGGCCGACTTCGACGCCATCGCCCGGCGCGTGCCGGTGCTGGCGAACGTCCGGCCCGGCGGCGCCTGGCTGATGGAGGACTTCTACTACGCGGGCGGCCTGCCCGGCCTGCTGTCGCGGCTGACCGGCCTGCTGCACCCCGAGCGGCCCACCGTCACCGGCCGCACCCTCGGCGAGAACCTCGCCGCCGCGCAGGTGCACGACGACGACGTCATCCGGCCGCGGGACAACCCGGTGGCGGCCGAGGGCGGGGTCGCGGTGCTGCACGGCAACCTGGCGCCGTCGGGCGCGGTCATCAAGCACATCGCGGCCGAGCCGCACCTGCTCACGCACACCGGGCCGGCCGTGGTGTTCGAGGACTACGCCGACCTCAAGAAGCGGATCGAAGACCCTTCGATCACCGCGGACTCCGTGCTCGTGCTGCGCGGCTCCGGCCCGCTCGGCGGCCCCGGGATGCCCGAGTACGGGATGCTGCCGATCCCGAAGCACCTGCTCGCGGCCGGGGTGCGGGACATGGTCCGGATTTCGGACGCGCGGATGAGCGGCACCAGCTACGGCGCCTGCGTGCTACACGTGGCCCCGGAGTCGCACGTCGGCGGTCCGCTCGCGCTGGTCCGCGACGGCGACCCGATCACCTTGGACGTTCCCTCGCGCGTCCTGCGGCTCGAGGTGTCCGATGCGGAACTGGACCGGCGCCGTGCGGAGTGGGCACCACCGGCGCCGCGGTTCGAACGCGGTTACGGCGCGCTCTACAGCGAACACATCACGCAGGCCGACGAGGGCTGTGACTTCGACTTCCTCGCGCGGGCGGGCCACAACCCCGAACCCGACGCCCGCTGA
- a CDS encoding metallophosphoesterase: protein MRLLLISDTHLPARARELPSQVWDEVAVADVVVHAGDWVEIGLLDELEQRSKRLIGVYGNNDGADLRARLPEIARADLDGVRLAVIHETGAKQGREQRCAAQFPDTDVLVFGHSHIPWDTVAPSGLRLLNPGSPTDRRRQPYCTYQTARVEGGALVDVDLHELPRRG, encoded by the coding sequence ATGAGGCTCCTGCTGATCTCGGACACGCACCTGCCGGCCCGCGCCCGCGAGCTGCCGTCGCAGGTGTGGGACGAGGTGGCCGTGGCCGACGTCGTCGTGCACGCCGGCGACTGGGTCGAGATCGGTCTCCTGGACGAGCTGGAGCAGCGCAGCAAGCGCCTGATCGGCGTCTACGGCAACAACGACGGCGCCGACCTGCGCGCGCGGCTCCCCGAGATCGCGCGGGCGGACCTCGACGGCGTCCGGCTGGCCGTGATCCACGAGACGGGCGCGAAGCAGGGCCGTGAGCAGCGGTGCGCCGCACAGTTCCCCGACACCGACGTGCTCGTCTTCGGGCACAGCCACATCCCGTGGGACACGGTGGCGCCGTCCGGGCTGCGGCTGCTCAACCCCGGATCGCCGACCGACCGCCGCCGTCAGCCGTACTGCACGTACCAGACCGCGCGCGTCGAAGGCGGCGCGCTGGTGGACGTCGACCTGCACGAACTGCCCCGGAGGGGGTAG
- a CDS encoding M4 family metallopeptidase, which yields MRLPQRFAALGGATAAGMVVVGIAVAAPAQPAPEPPPSAAQAQANATGAAASLVAARPAALFTGTHDKFVQRDVRSAGGLSYVVYDRTYDGLPVIGGDLVIATDAAGTVKTTSVAQQQPLGDLDVRGAKLSARQAEAVARTQVRGPKSLPGGKLVVVADGAGRLAYESNVEGTDEHGEPSSLSVYVDAVDGRVLRTVQHVAAGTGTGKWNGPSPLALNTTKSGSTYSMADPNTANLDCRNYSSDSVLTGPDDSWGNGSGTNIETGCADALFVAQTEKKMLSEWVGRNGFTGNGGAWKIRVGLDDENAYYYNSRPAYVNLGHNPSGEWVGSLDILGHEMGHGIDDYSGSGGFSGGGTQEFVADTFGTATEFYANEPSQYDPPDYAIGEEVNLVGTGAIRYMYDPSKVGDPNCYSSSTPNAEVHKAAGPGDHWFYLLAEGSNPTNGQPASSTCNNTTVTGLGIRKAINIMHGAVQLKTSGSSYLRYRTWTLQAAKNLYPGSCTEFNTVKAAWNAVSVPAQSGDPTCTDTPPTTTTPPTTTPPTTTTPPPGGCSGQQVQNPGFESGQASWTDPNTTIGQWGNQAPARSGSYDSWLGGWGSAHTDTLSQSVTIPANCRASLTFWLRVWTGETENVAYDKLVVSLGSTTLATYSNLDRTSAYVQKTIDVSSFAGQTVTLKFAGTEDQSLQTSFAVDDTALTVS from the coding sequence ATGAGATTGCCGCAACGGTTCGCCGCGCTCGGCGGCGCCACGGCGGCGGGCATGGTGGTGGTCGGCATCGCCGTCGCCGCGCCCGCGCAGCCCGCGCCCGAACCGCCGCCCTCCGCCGCGCAGGCGCAGGCCAACGCCACCGGCGCCGCCGCGAGCCTGGTCGCCGCCCGCCCCGCCGCGCTGTTCACCGGCACGCACGACAAGTTCGTCCAGCGGGACGTGCGGTCCGCCGGCGGGCTGTCGTACGTCGTCTACGACCGCACCTACGACGGCCTGCCCGTGATCGGCGGCGACCTGGTCATCGCCACCGACGCGGCCGGGACGGTGAAGACCACGTCCGTCGCGCAGCAGCAGCCCCTCGGCGACCTCGACGTCCGCGGCGCCAAGCTGTCCGCGCGGCAGGCCGAGGCCGTCGCCCGCACGCAGGTCCGCGGGCCGAAGAGCCTGCCCGGCGGGAAGCTCGTCGTCGTCGCCGACGGCGCCGGGCGGCTCGCCTACGAAAGCAACGTCGAAGGCACCGACGAGCACGGCGAGCCGAGCAGCCTGAGCGTCTACGTCGACGCCGTGGACGGACGGGTACTGCGGACCGTGCAGCACGTCGCCGCGGGCACCGGCACCGGCAAGTGGAACGGCCCGTCGCCGCTGGCGCTCAACACCACGAAGTCCGGCAGCACGTATTCGATGGCCGACCCGAACACCGCCAACCTCGACTGCCGCAACTACAGCAGCGACTCCGTCCTGACCGGGCCGGACGACAGCTGGGGCAACGGCAGCGGCACGAACATCGAAACCGGCTGCGCGGACGCGTTGTTCGTCGCGCAGACCGAAAAGAAGATGCTCTCGGAATGGGTGGGCCGCAACGGCTTCACCGGCAACGGCGGCGCGTGGAAGATCCGCGTCGGCCTCGACGACGAAAACGCGTACTACTACAACTCGCGCCCGGCCTACGTGAACCTCGGGCACAACCCGAGCGGCGAATGGGTCGGCTCGCTGGACATCCTGGGCCACGAAATGGGCCACGGCATCGACGACTACTCCGGCTCCGGCGGCTTCTCCGGCGGCGGCACGCAGGAGTTCGTCGCCGACACCTTCGGCACCGCGACGGAGTTCTACGCGAACGAGCCGTCGCAGTACGACCCGCCGGACTACGCGATCGGCGAGGAGGTCAACCTGGTCGGCACCGGCGCGATCCGCTACATGTACGACCCGTCGAAGGTCGGCGACCCGAACTGCTACTCCAGCTCGACCCCGAACGCGGAGGTGCACAAGGCGGCCGGGCCCGGCGACCACTGGTTCTACCTGCTCGCCGAGGGCAGCAACCCGACGAACGGGCAGCCGGCCAGCTCGACGTGCAACAACACGACGGTGACCGGCCTCGGCATCCGCAAGGCGATCAACATCATGCACGGCGCCGTCCAGCTGAAGACGTCCGGCAGCAGCTACCTGCGCTACCGCACGTGGACCCTGCAGGCCGCGAAGAACCTGTACCCGGGCAGCTGCACCGAGTTCAACACCGTCAAGGCGGCGTGGAACGCGGTGAGCGTGCCGGCGCAGTCGGGCGACCCGACGTGCACCGACACCCCGCCGACGACCACGACACCCCCGACGACGACGCCGCCGACCACGACCACGCCTCCCCCGGGCGGGTGCAGCGGGCAGCAGGTGCAGAACCCGGGCTTCGAGTCGGGCCAGGCGTCGTGGACCGACCCGAACACCACGATCGGCCAGTGGGGCAACCAGGCGCCGGCGCGTTCGGGCAGCTACGACTCGTGGCTGGGCGGCTGGGGTTCGGCGCACACCGACACGCTTTCGCAGTCGGTGACGATCCCCGCGAACTGCCGCGCGAGCCTGACGTTCTGGCTGCGCGTGTGGACCGGTGAGACCGAGAACGTCGCCTACGACAAGCTCGTCGTGTCCCTCGGGTCGACGACGCTGGCGACGTACTCGAACCTCGACCGCACCTCGGCGTACGTCCAGAAGACGATCGACGTGTCGTCGTTCGCCGGCCAGACGGTCACGCTGAAGTTCGCCGGGACCGAGGACCAGTCGCTGCAGACGTCGTTCGCCGTGGACGACACCGCGCTCACGGTCAGTTGA
- a CDS encoding GntR family transcriptional regulator has protein sequence MTGTFSLPASRTEVVLEEIRRGILTRELVPGQPLVEAELAARLGVSKTPVREALKVLSNSGLVTFSPYKGASVVTVDAELAKSVYDVRTVLEPEAVRRTVGQRDPALLEDAAEALKEASAAIADKDQAALSLLNRRFHRALYRGCGNPLMVSILDDLKDRAALISVVGWEANPSWKKEWNEHKAVLAAAKKGDADGAAALLRDHIGGFLERVLKAIG, from the coding sequence ATGACCGGGACGTTCAGCTTGCCGGCCTCCCGGACCGAAGTGGTCCTGGAGGAGATCCGGCGCGGCATCCTCACCCGGGAGCTGGTGCCCGGCCAGCCGCTGGTCGAAGCGGAGCTGGCCGCGCGCCTCGGCGTGTCCAAGACGCCGGTGCGCGAGGCGCTCAAGGTGCTCTCCAACTCCGGGCTGGTGACGTTCAGCCCGTACAAGGGCGCTTCCGTGGTCACGGTCGACGCCGAGCTGGCGAAGTCCGTCTACGACGTCCGGACGGTGCTCGAGCCGGAAGCCGTCCGCCGGACCGTCGGGCAGCGCGACCCCGCCCTGCTCGAAGACGCGGCGGAGGCGCTGAAGGAGGCGTCGGCGGCGATCGCGGACAAGGACCAGGCCGCGCTCAGCCTGCTGAACCGCCGGTTCCACCGCGCTCTCTACCGCGGCTGCGGCAACCCGCTCATGGTGAGCATCCTCGACGACCTCAAGGACCGCGCGGCGCTGATCAGCGTCGTCGGCTGGGAAGCCAACCCCAGCTGGAAGAAGGAGTGGAACGAGCACAAGGCGGTCCTCGCGGCGGCCAAGAAGGGCGACGCCGACGGCGCCGCGGCGCTGCTGCGCGACCACATCGGCGGGTTCCTGGAACGGGTGCTCAAGGCGATCGGATGA